In Mycteria americana isolate JAX WOST 10 ecotype Jacksonville Zoo and Gardens chromosome 3, USCA_MyAme_1.0, whole genome shotgun sequence, a single genomic region encodes these proteins:
- the SDE2 gene encoding splicing regulator SDE2, whose protein sequence is MALLVRDPLASRARPLPLPPGGGSVRGLLRDRARALGIPEESLYVKCNGRLVNDEDVLQNGAVYSLEPRLCGGKGGFGSMLRALGAQIEKTTNREACRDLSGRRLRDVNHEKAMAEWVKQQAEREAEKEQRRLERLQRKLAEPKHFFTNPDYQQQCHEMAERLEDSVLKGLQATSSKTVSPESGDSRKRPGESGKSGTKSRKRRCFWLGLEGLDDHDSSDCEDDSEDDSPHASDGSCPSGSRYNENAGNSNECSSSSVDSIEDSPATSVTEKPLEQPEGTGRDLQGGTHTGGQTEIPAEENSKTTKPLKEEAQEKNVVTQALKEEEQEHVSSEAQEMNQLQSTEVEPIDLLAFNSAAEMEALGLDKLKMELMSLGLKCGGTLKERAARLFSVRGLSRDQIDPALFAKPSKGKRK, encoded by the exons ATGGCGCTGCTGGTGCGGGATCCGTTGGCCTCACGGGCGCGGCCCTTGCCGCTGCCCCCCGGCGGCGGCTCGGTGCGGGGCCTCCTCCGCGATCGCGCTCGGGCGCTG gGTATTCCTGAAGAAAGTTTGTATGTGAAATGTAACGGGCGGCTGGTTAATGATGAAGATGTACTGCAGAATGGAGCCGTTTATAGTCTTGAACCAAGACTTTGTGGTGGAAAAGGAG GGTTTGGCTCTATGCTGCGAGCACTTGGTGCTCAGATTGAAAAGACAACAAATAGAGAGGCTTGCCGAGATCTCAGTGGAAGGAGACTTCGAGACGTCAATCATGAAAAAGC AATGGCTGAATGGGTGAAGCAGCAAGCAGAACGGgaagcagaaaaagagcaaaggcGCTTGGAAAGACTGCAGCGGAAACTTGCGGAGCCAAAGCACTTTTTCACAAATCCGGACTACCAGCAGCAGTGTCATGAAATGGCTGAGCGACTAGAAGATTCCGTTCTTAAAG GATTGCAGGCCACTTCAAGCAAAACAGTGTCACCAGAAAGTGGCGATAGTCGGAAGCGTCCAGGTGAATCTGGAAAGAGTGGAACAAAATCTCGAAAAAGAAGATGTTTTTG GCTGGGATTGGAAGGATTGGATGATCATGACAGTTCGGATTGCGAGGATGACAGTGAAGATGACTCCCCTCATGCATCTGATGGAAGTTGTCCATCAGGCAGCAGATACAATGAAAATGCTGGAAATTCAAATGAATGTTCAAGCAGCTCTGTGGATTCGATAGAGGATAGTCCAGCTACCAGTGTAACTGAGAAACCACTGGAGCAGCCAGAAGGTACTGGAAGAGATCTGCAAGGAGGGACACACACAGGTGGGCAAACTGAAATTCCAgctgaagaaaacagtaaaacgACAAAGCCCTTGAAGGAAGAGGCCCAAGAAAAGAATGTGGTAACCCAAGCTCTGAAAGAAGAGGAACAAGAACATGTTTCTTCTGAGGCACAGGAAATGAACCAGTTACAGAGCACA gAGGTGGAACCAATAGACCTACTGGCATTCAactctgctgctgaaatggaAGCCCTGGGTTTAGATAAACTGAAAATGGAATTGATGTCTTTAGGACTGAAATGTGGAGGCACTTTAAAGGAAAGAGCAGCAAGGCTTTTTTCAGTGAGAGGTCTGTCTAGAGACCAGATCGATCCTGCCTTATTTGCAAAGCCttctaaagggaaaagaaagtga